The Primulina eburnea isolate SZY01 chromosome 8, ASM2296580v1, whole genome shotgun sequence genome contains a region encoding:
- the LOC140839893 gene encoding fructose-1,6-bisphosphatase, chloroplastic-like gives MPEAVTRLLTWNSLGSPSSSISCLCSLHLRQLPHRSSNQSFSTYSFSRGITCKAVQLESEASPATATAAAPMRSSRYDIENLTTWLLKQEQAGHIDTELAIVLSSISLACKKIASLLQRSNIINLTGAQGTMNIQGEDQKKLDVVANELFCSSLRSSGRTGVIVSEEEDAPVAVEETYSGNYIVVFDPIDGSANIDTSLTTGSVFGIYAPDTQRLVDIDDDCKLAREQEKCAMSVCQPGSNLLAAGYCLYSSSVVFTLSIGRGVLAFTLDPAYGEFVLTHENIRIPSTGKIYSFNEGNYDLFDEKLQKYLDDLRKPGSNGRPYSGRYMGCLVGEIHRMLLVGGIYGNPKNKKSKNGNLRLLYECAPMSYLVEQAGGKATDGCQRILDIRPDQVHQRTPIFIGSPDEVEKLEKYLR, from the exons ATGCCTGAAGCTGTCACCAGGCTCCTAACATGGAACAGCCTAGGCTCACCTTCTTCTTCCATCTCTTGCCTCTGTTCTCTCCATCTCCGCCAACTACCACACAGAAGCAGCAACCAGTCATTCTCCACCTACAGTTTCAGCCGCGGAATAACCTGCAAAGCCGTCCAGCTAGAATCAGAAGCCTCCCCTGCCACGGCTACAGCCGCGGCACCAATGAGGAGTAGCAGATATGACATCGAGAACTTAACGACATGGCTTTTGAAGCAAGAACAAGCCGGCCACATAGATACAGAACTCGCAATTGTTCTTTCCAGCATTTCTTTAGCATGCAAGAAAATCGCGTCATTACTTCAAAGATCAAATATCATCAACCTCACCGGAGCTCAGGGAACCATGAACATCCAGGGTGAAGATCAGAAGAAACTCGATGTTGTTGCTAACGAG TTGTTCTGCAGCAGTCTGAGATCCAGTGGGCGGACAGGAGTTATAGTATCGGAGGAAGAAGACGCGCCAGTTGCAGTTGAAGAGACGTATTCTGGAAATTACATTGTGGTTTTCGACCCCATTGACGGCTCTGCTAATATTGACACTAGCTTGACGACGGGCTCCGTTTTCGGGATATACGCTCCTGATACGCAACGCTTAGTCGACATAGATGATGATTGTAAG CTTGCTCGAGAACAAGAGAAGTGCGCGATGAGTGTTTGTCAGCCGGGAAGCAACTTGCTAGCTGCAGGTTACTGCCTGTACTCGAGCTCAGTGGTCTTCACCCTCTCAATAGGCAGAGGCGTGCTTGCCTTCACGCTCGATCCAGCCTATGGCGAATTCGTTTTAACTCATGAAAACATCAGGATCCCGAGTACCGGAAAAATTTACTCCTTCAATGAAGGAAACTATGACCTGTTCGATGAAAAGTTGCAGAAATACCTAGATGACTTAAGAAAGCCGGGCTCCAATGGCAGGCCATATTCAGGTAGGTACATGGGTTGCCTTGTTGGTGAGATTCATAGGATGTTACTGGTTGGTGGAATCTATGGGAACCCGAAAAACAAGAAGAGCAAAAACGGCAATCTGCGGCTCTTGTACGAGTGTGCACCAATGAGCTATTTGGTTGAACAGGCGGGGGGGAAAGCAACAGATGGATGCCAGAGAATACTTGACATTAGGCCAGATCAG GTTCATCAACGTACACCGATATTTATTGGCAGTCCAGACGAAGTTGAGAAACTGGAGAAGTATTTACGTTGA
- the LOC140839894 gene encoding uncharacterized protein: MKQGLLPWSPCTFPGPTSLFLHPANTFKPKFPRTNIRAVAVTMNSVDESPSTARQRRQVRKEKRESKPAYNWREEVEDRLLKKPKKRYASWMEELNLDSLALLGPQWWIVRVSRVSGQDTAERMARSMTRNFPSSDFKVYVPSVQIKTKLKNGSISTKPKSLFPGCVFLRCIMNKELHDFIRECNGVGGFVGSKVGNTKRQINKPRPVEAADMETIFKQAKAEQEKADQAFEEQQQSVGTQDSKRIDVVFPSVSTDDAESNTMMTARGRGKKAAKQPIVGKATPLTPGSTVQVASGCFAGFSGTLKKINETGLATICFTLFGKETLADIDVSEIVTETT; the protein is encoded by the exons ATGAAGCAGGGGCTTCTTCCATGGAGTCCTTGCACATTCCCAGGCCCTACTTCTCTCTTTCTGCATCCCGCCAACACTTTCAAGCCCAAATTCCCCAGAACCAATATCAGAGCTGTCGCTGTCACTATGAATTCAGTGGACGAAAGCCCGTCGACGGCTCGACAGAGAAGACAGGTGAGGAAAGAGAAGAGGGAGAGCAAGCCTGCTTATAATTGGAGAGAAGAGGTGGAGGATAGGCTTCTCAAGAAACCCAAGAAACGATACGCTTCTTGGATGGAAGAGCTGAATTTGGATAGCCTCGCATTGCTCGGGCCCCAGTGGTGGATCGTCAGAGTTTCCAGAGTTTCGGGCCAAGACACTGCTGAAAGGATGGCTCGCTCAATGACCCGGAACTTTCCTAGTTCGGATTTTAAG GTCTACGTTCCTTCAGTCCAAATCAAAACAAAATTGAAGAATGGATCAATCTCTACTAAACCAAAATCACTCTTCCCTGGATGCGTGTTTTTGAGATGTATAATGAACAAGGAGTTGCATGACTTCATAAGAGAATGTAATGGAGTTGGAGGGTTTGTTGGATCCAAGGTCGGAAATAC AAAGCGCCAGATCAATAAACCTAGGCCAGTAGAAGCAGCTGATATGGAAACAATATTTAAACAGGCAAAGGCAGAACAAGAGAAAGCTGATCAAGCTTTCGAAGAACAGCAGCAAAGTGTGGGAACTCAGGATTCCAAGAGAATCGATGTAGTGTTTCCTTCGGTCTCTACAGATGATGCTGAATCAAATACCATGATGACTGCAAGAGGCAGAGGTAAAAAAGCGGCAAAACAGCCAATCGTCGGGAAAGCAACTCCCTTGACACCTGGTTCAACTGTCCAAGTTGCATCAGGGTGTTTTGCTGGATTTTCAGGCACACTTAAAAAGATAAATGAAACTGGGCTG GCAACCATTTGCTTTACGCTATTCGGGAAGGAAACTTTAGCAGATATCGATGTAAGCGAAATTGTCACGGAGACAACTTGA